From one Sulfurimonas sp. HSL-3221 genomic stretch:
- a CDS encoding OprD family outer membrane porin, translating into MKFISTAAAAALACTLTSSASAADGEAFTPKRSLKGNMMEVYNVLPGKADTITDMFAKGVVYGRLRVNSFNWDWKNDDTAQTKNKDNRALGLGGNLIYKTASLYGLSAGAGLYYTDEPFPGERMSEANIGYLKAGKDTTSRYNVNRLGNYGFATLAQAYVQYDISKTSFVAGRQIFESFLTKSNDTKMIPNTFEGYSFTTKELPQTRIRGAWFYQQKLRDHETFHDVLTFDDSNTSVKTQWNGNDDSAVHKGLSVNNFRAAGKDITHSLIVADVQNKSIKNLQLDLTYGGVPGVVSSLTGEINYAIPLGGWKITPGARYMKQMDDGGGKVGGASLKGTLVDWTGGTAVFDNTKGYDTPDSLDSSLWMARLVAETGPLKMMVAYSAVADEADIVAPWRGFPTGGYTRAMAQYNWYANTKTTAAQVNFNFDKANLVSGLSAMVRYAMQDFDEDKQAAGVQADSNIIHIDLIEKVKAVPGLEAKVRIGLVDAKDREAGYDKDSYNEYRFELNYLF; encoded by the coding sequence ATGAAATTCATTTCGACTGCCGCCGCGGCCGCGCTGGCCTGTACATTGACGAGCAGTGCTTCTGCCGCCGACGGCGAAGCATTCACGCCCAAGCGCTCCCTGAAGGGGAACATGATGGAAGTCTACAACGTGCTCCCCGGCAAAGCGGATACCATCACCGATATGTTTGCCAAGGGCGTCGTCTACGGCCGTCTGCGCGTTAACTCCTTCAACTGGGACTGGAAAAACGACGATACGGCGCAGACGAAGAACAAGGACAACCGTGCCCTGGGGCTCGGCGGTAACCTGATCTACAAAACCGCGTCCCTCTACGGCCTGAGCGCCGGTGCGGGTCTGTACTATACCGACGAACCGTTCCCGGGCGAGCGTATGTCCGAAGCTAACATCGGCTACCTCAAGGCGGGCAAGGATACGACCAGCCGCTACAACGTCAACCGCCTCGGCAACTACGGCTTTGCGACGCTGGCGCAGGCCTATGTCCAGTATGACATTTCCAAAACCTCCTTCGTCGCCGGCCGTCAGATCTTCGAGAGTTTCCTGACCAAGTCCAACGACACGAAGATGATCCCGAACACCTTCGAGGGTTACTCCTTCACGACCAAAGAGCTCCCGCAGACACGGATCCGCGGTGCCTGGTTCTACCAGCAGAAGCTGCGCGACCATGAGACCTTCCACGACGTCCTCACTTTTGATGACTCCAACACGAGCGTCAAAACGCAATGGAACGGCAATGACGACTCCGCGGTCCACAAGGGTCTGAGCGTCAACAACTTCCGTGCGGCGGGTAAGGACATCACCCATTCGCTGATCGTCGCCGACGTACAGAACAAATCAATCAAGAACCTGCAGCTCGACCTGACCTACGGCGGCGTCCCGGGCGTCGTCAGCTCCCTGACCGGTGAGATCAACTATGCCATTCCGCTCGGAGGCTGGAAGATCACGCCGGGTGCCCGCTACATGAAACAGATGGACGACGGCGGCGGTAAGGTCGGTGGTGCCTCCCTCAAAGGGACCCTCGTCGACTGGACCGGCGGTACGGCCGTCTTTGACAACACCAAGGGTTACGATACCCCTGACAGCCTCGACTCCAGCCTCTGGATGGCGCGTCTCGTCGCGGAAACCGGCCCGCTTAAAATGATGGTCGCCTACTCCGCCGTCGCCGACGAAGCGGATATTGTCGCGCCGTGGCGCGGCTTCCCGACCGGCGGCTACACCCGTGCGATGGCGCAGTACAACTGGTACGCCAATACCAAGACGACTGCCGCGCAGGTCAACTTCAACTTCGACAAGGCCAACCTGGTCTCCGGTCTGAGCGCGATGGTCCGTTACGCAATGCAGGACTTCGACGAGGACAAGCAGGCGGCCGGTGTACAGGCGGACAGCAATATCATCCATATCGACCTGATCGAAAAGGTCAAAGCTGTTCCGGGCCTGGAAGCCAAAGTCCGCATCGGCCTGGTCGATGCCAAAGATCGTGAAGCGGGGTATGACAAAGACTCCTACAACGAATACCGCTTCGAGCTGAACTACCTCTTCTAG
- a CDS encoding DUF302 domain-containing protein codes for MMKHILFLLFSTVIALHAQGDLRIFSVDNDPKSDLPQVIERSLAANGFTIAANTEMNKPFNIQFQQSDFDVFYLLTAYHTDLSRTLVVKYPDAGIFVPMGFGIYQHKGEKQLHVSVLTAEAMAKIIGLRSVDPILKKIEAAALKALESAMPKASVAIENENPLPASGPLVSTYSLEVEEDEYDDVKEELAMGIQGGLSPKGFVLSNTLDFEMVVGEDESIDNPFDFYDTYSICKLKVIYNVAKTRPQASAFAPCTMMMYKKKGDDKIVIGFPGVYNWMSSARVQDDEAKAELMKAQNDFETLLGDLTE; via the coding sequence ATGATGAAACACATACTGTTTTTACTCTTTTCGACCGTGATCGCACTGCATGCCCAGGGCGACCTGCGGATTTTCAGCGTCGATAACGACCCCAAGAGCGATCTGCCGCAGGTGATCGAACGTTCACTTGCAGCCAACGGCTTCACCATCGCCGCCAATACGGAGATGAACAAACCGTTTAACATCCAGTTCCAGCAGAGCGACTTCGACGTCTTTTACCTGCTGACGGCCTACCATACGGACCTCTCCCGTACGCTCGTCGTCAAGTATCCCGATGCCGGCATCTTCGTGCCGATGGGCTTCGGGATCTACCAGCACAAAGGCGAGAAGCAGCTGCACGTCTCCGTCCTGACGGCTGAAGCGATGGCCAAGATCATCGGCCTTCGCAGCGTCGACCCGATCCTGAAAAAGATCGAGGCGGCGGCGCTAAAAGCCCTGGAATCAGCAATGCCGAAGGCCTCCGTCGCGATCGAGAACGAGAACCCGCTCCCGGCGTCGGGACCGCTGGTTTCGACCTACAGCCTCGAAGTCGAAGAGGATGAGTACGATGACGTTAAAGAGGAACTCGCCATGGGAATCCAGGGCGGTCTCAGTCCCAAAGGGTTCGTCCTCTCCAACACCCTCGATTTCGAAATGGTCGTCGGGGAGGATGAGAGTATCGACAACCCCTTCGATTTCTACGACACCTACTCCATCTGCAAGCTGAAGGTGATCTACAACGTCGCCAAGACGCGCCCGCAGGCTTCGGCCTTCGCGCCCTGTACGATGATGATGTACAAGAAAAAAGGGGACGACAAGATCGTCATCGGTTTCCCCGGCGTCTACAACTGGATGAGCAGCGCGCGCGTCCAGGATGACGAGGCCAAGGCCGAACTGATGAAAGCACAGAACGATTTTGAAACGCTGCTGGGCGATCTGACGGAGTAA
- a CDS encoding DUF255 domain-containing protein has product MNKLLWLLLPLLADAVDWRSWEQGKAEAHESGRNILAALVRDDCHYCHDMEQAVFNDAAMSRWVEGCFVPVKINLSKRGVPFEARVAMTPTFVILQPDGSIIKTVPGSWNREDFTALTASACTKE; this is encoded by the coding sequence ATGAATAAGCTTCTCTGGCTGCTGCTGCCACTGCTCGCCGACGCCGTCGACTGGCGCAGCTGGGAACAGGGCAAGGCCGAAGCGCACGAGAGCGGCAGGAACATCCTGGCCGCCCTCGTGCGCGACGACTGCCACTACTGCCACGACATGGAGCAGGCCGTGTTCAACGATGCGGCTATGAGCCGCTGGGTCGAGGGGTGCTTTGTCCCGGTCAAAATCAACCTCTCGAAGCGGGGCGTTCCCTTCGAAGCAAGAGTCGCGATGACCCCTACCTTCGTCATCCTTCAGCCCGACGGCAGCATCATCAAAACCGTCCCGGGCTCCTGGAACCGGGAGGATTTCACCGCACTGACCGCTTCGGCGTGCACAAAGGAGTAA
- a CDS encoding DsrE family protein: MKKLFLILLTVLSLFGAENPKVVIDLTTGDMHTFEQKILKGIVAHKTYFENQLKELDVAVVIHGNAYKFFLKEPAHFDFAKDPELLKAAPELAKRIAALAETYDVAFLMCRAGMTKKKIDAKDIYPGIATVLNAGVGLIEKQNEGYAYLPVAD, encoded by the coding sequence ATGAAAAAACTCTTTCTCATCCTGCTGACCGTCCTCTCGCTCTTTGGCGCGGAGAACCCCAAAGTCGTCATCGACCTGACCACCGGCGACATGCACACCTTTGAGCAGAAGATTCTCAAAGGGATCGTTGCCCACAAGACCTATTTTGAGAACCAGCTCAAAGAGCTCGATGTCGCCGTTGTCATCCACGGCAACGCCTACAAGTTCTTTCTCAAAGAGCCGGCGCACTTCGACTTTGCCAAAGATCCGGAACTGCTCAAAGCCGCCCCGGAACTCGCCAAGCGCATCGCCGCCCTTGCCGAGACCTATGACGTGGCGTTTCTGATGTGCCGGGCGGGGATGACCAAGAAAAAAATCGACGCCAAAGATATCTACCCCGGCATCGCGACCGTCCTCAACGCCGGTGTCGGCCTGATCGAAAAACAGAACGAAGGATACGCCTACCTCCCCGTCGCCGACTGA
- a CDS encoding DsrE family protein: MRFLIILLAWGLWLNADTEFADPKPALDNPRQVVFSVTEGTDEAINHVLSSANNVLKFYGPEKVQMEIVAYSGGIRTLLKNNPKIAERVRTLMLYDVTFVACGNTMRTKNITEDQLIDDVEVVTAGIVEMIERVKEGWVYIKP, encoded by the coding sequence ATGCGTTTTCTGATCATTTTGCTGGCCTGGGGCCTCTGGCTGAACGCCGATACGGAGTTCGCCGATCCCAAACCGGCCCTTGATAACCCCCGCCAGGTCGTTTTCTCGGTGACCGAAGGGACTGACGAGGCGATCAACCATGTCCTCAGCTCCGCCAACAACGTGCTGAAGTTCTACGGCCCCGAAAAGGTCCAGATGGAGATCGTCGCCTATTCGGGAGGGATCCGTACCCTGCTCAAGAACAACCCGAAAATTGCGGAACGGGTGCGCACTCTGATGCTGTACGACGTCACCTTTGTCGCCTGCGGCAACACCATGCGCACCAAAAACATTACCGAAGACCAGCTCATCGACGACGTCGAAGTCGTCACCGCCGGCATCGTCGAGATGATCGAACGGGTCAAAGAGGGCTGGGTCTATATCAAACCGTAA
- the soxA gene encoding sulfur oxidation c-type cytochrome SoxA, translated as MKVTSIIAATLLCGTLAMGGEQFAMSDADRALYAELLENNPAEMDVEWGGELVDENCGGDAGLAKFLGVSEAKLPAYIAGFPRYIKQFDAVLGIDQVMQALMAENGHKPFKLSSKEMFAMLAYAKSLANEEAVAIDVNANPQMKAAYKLGEEVFMTARGGRGLSCNSCHSADIVGSVLRTQPLPDLGEAGAGATWPAYRMTKSSLRTLQRRFQGCMKNALLAVLPIGSDEMVGLEVYVTTLAKAKNKTIAIPGLKR; from the coding sequence ATGAAAGTTACATCAATCATTGCGGCCACCCTGCTTTGCGGGACGCTGGCCATGGGCGGCGAGCAGTTCGCCATGAGCGACGCCGACCGCGCGCTCTATGCGGAACTGCTGGAGAACAACCCGGCGGAGATGGACGTCGAATGGGGCGGCGAGCTCGTCGATGAGAACTGCGGCGGCGACGCCGGCCTGGCAAAGTTCCTGGGCGTTTCCGAAGCGAAGCTCCCCGCGTACATTGCCGGCTTCCCCCGCTATATCAAACAGTTTGATGCCGTCCTCGGTATCGACCAGGTGATGCAGGCGCTGATGGCCGAGAACGGTCACAAGCCGTTCAAGCTCAGCAGCAAAGAGATGTTTGCGATGCTGGCCTACGCCAAATCGCTGGCCAACGAGGAAGCGGTGGCGATCGACGTCAACGCCAACCCGCAGATGAAGGCGGCCTATAAACTGGGCGAAGAGGTCTTTATGACAGCGCGCGGCGGCCGCGGGCTTTCGTGCAACAGCTGCCACTCCGCCGACATCGTCGGTTCGGTACTGCGCACCCAGCCCCTGCCGGACCTGGGCGAAGCCGGCGCCGGTGCGACCTGGCCCGCGTACCGGATGACGAAGTCCTCCCTGCGCACCCTCCAGCGCCGCTTCCAGGGGTGTATGAAAAACGCCCTGCTGGCGGTGCTCCCGATCGGTTCGGATGAGATGGTGGGCCTTGAGGTCTATGTCACCACTCTCGCGAAAGCCAAGAACAAAACGATCGCGATCCCCGGCCTGAAACGCTAA
- the soxB gene encoding thiosulfohydrolase SoxB, with protein MDISRRDFLQIAAALGLVTVSNGYATTVGGKNPADISLADLYDFKETGNVTLLHICDLHAHIKPLYWREPSTLISAPNLVGTPGFLCGEAFAKHYGLEPSSLDAYFDTHMDFAALARKFGKMGGIAHMKTLIDEVERQRGKEKVLLLDSGDTWQGTGVALKTEGEAIVKAQNYLGVDVMVGHWEFTYGKERVKELIDKLDAKFVSQNIIGDDPFSEEYEELIFEPYTIEERNGAKIGIIGQSFPFTSTANPKEFTEGWSFGLRLDTLQEYVDELREEHKVDCVVVLSHDGFSVDQEVARKVHGIDFILSGHTHDPSPKPIVIDGTVIVIAGSHGKYVGRLDIDIRDHKVKGYEYKLIPVASNIIPADPVGEKLVAELYAPFDKEFNEVLGKTKGLLYKRDTFFSTFDQLINDAIMDEMKCDISFTPGYRWGTTVLPGDDILMDNVYEMCGITYPNVYTFELKGERIANLLEDIADNVFNANPLYQQGGDMSRLGGVTYDIAVGNARGKRISNLLVGGKPIDPKRTYVVSSWGGNLQNAGENLQKEKIRPVYDVVRDYIRRKKVVDVSNAGNVKLLDYDCGCPSKGGGC; from the coding sequence ATGGATATTTCAAGAAGAGACTTTCTGCAGATCGCAGCGGCCCTGGGACTGGTGACGGTTTCCAACGGCTACGCGACGACCGTCGGGGGGAAAAACCCCGCGGACATCTCGCTTGCGGATCTGTATGACTTCAAAGAGACGGGCAATGTGACCCTGCTGCACATCTGTGACCTGCATGCGCACATCAAGCCCCTCTACTGGCGCGAGCCTTCGACCCTGATCTCGGCGCCGAACCTCGTGGGGACGCCCGGTTTCCTCTGCGGCGAAGCTTTTGCCAAGCACTACGGGCTGGAGCCCAGCTCCCTCGACGCCTACTTCGACACCCACATGGATTTTGCCGCCCTGGCGCGCAAATTCGGGAAGATGGGCGGCATCGCCCACATGAAGACCCTGATCGACGAGGTCGAACGCCAGCGCGGCAAGGAGAAAGTCCTGCTGCTCGACTCCGGCGACACCTGGCAGGGCACCGGCGTCGCGCTGAAGACAGAGGGCGAAGCGATCGTCAAGGCCCAGAACTACCTCGGCGTCGACGTCATGGTCGGCCACTGGGAGTTCACCTACGGCAAAGAGCGGGTCAAGGAGCTCATTGACAAACTCGATGCGAAGTTCGTCTCCCAGAACATTATCGGGGACGACCCCTTCTCCGAAGAGTACGAAGAGCTCATTTTCGAGCCCTATACCATCGAAGAGCGCAACGGGGCGAAGATCGGCATTATCGGCCAGTCTTTCCCGTTCACCTCGACGGCGAACCCGAAAGAGTTCACCGAGGGGTGGAGCTTCGGGCTGCGGCTTGACACGCTGCAGGAGTATGTCGACGAGCTGCGCGAAGAGCACAAGGTCGACTGTGTCGTCGTGCTGTCGCACGACGGTTTCAGCGTCGACCAGGAGGTGGCACGCAAGGTCCACGGGATCGACTTTATCCTCAGCGGCCATACGCACGACCCCTCCCCGAAGCCTATTGTCATCGACGGCACGGTCATCGTCATCGCAGGCAGCCACGGCAAATACGTCGGGCGCCTCGATATCGATATCCGGGACCACAAGGTCAAAGGGTATGAGTACAAGCTCATCCCGGTCGCGTCGAACATCATTCCGGCGGACCCGGTGGGTGAGAAGCTCGTTGCGGAGCTCTATGCTCCCTTTGACAAGGAGTTCAATGAAGTGCTCGGGAAAACGAAGGGGCTGCTCTACAAGCGCGACACCTTCTTCTCGACCTTCGATCAGCTTATCAATGACGCGATCATGGATGAAATGAAATGCGACATCTCCTTCACGCCGGGCTACCGGTGGGGGACAACGGTCCTTCCGGGAGACGACATTCTGATGGACAACGTCTACGAGATGTGCGGGATCACCTATCCCAACGTCTACACCTTCGAGCTGAAGGGCGAACGTATCGCCAACCTGCTTGAAGATATCGCCGACAACGTCTTCAACGCCAACCCGCTCTATCAGCAGGGCGGCGATATGAGCCGCCTCGGCGGGGTGACCTACGACATCGCCGTCGGCAACGCCCGCGGCAAGCGTATCAGCAATCTTCTTGTGGGGGGCAAACCGATCGATCCGAAGCGGACCTATGTCGTTTCGTCATGGGGAGGCAACCTCCAGAATGCGGGCGAGAATCTCCAAAAAGAGAAAATCCGTCCCGTCTATGATGTCGTCCGTGACTATATCCGCCGCAAAAAAGTGGTGGATGTCAGCAATGCGGGCAATGTCAAGCTGCTGGATTACGATTGCGGCTGTCCTTCCAAGGGGGGAGGCTGCTGA
- a CDS encoding MBL fold metallo-hydrolase, which translates to MKMLWTVWLSITSAVAFEYHLEPVSVDRGIYCFFGKPEVMNSVNNGNMVNSCYVDTGHRWLVIDSGPTYAYAKEAAEIMQRIKAQKTGPVIDTHVHDDHWLGNGYFAARGAEVIGPRLFKKAVSLTEKTRMQQRISPEAYEGTEIALPTRYVDTNETLRIDGEDIRIIRLTRRAHTAEDLLVYFPSRQTLFAGDLVFNDRIPSLRDGDLHGWIAALEMIRAMPLKHIIGGHGKSTGKDALQMTYVYLTQLCDRVRDAIDDGIGIAEATKTIRLDAFRSVALYDAMHAQNVEVAYRMLEWDDE; encoded by the coding sequence ATGAAAATGCTCTGGACTGTGTGGCTTAGCATCACATCGGCAGTGGCGTTCGAGTACCATCTCGAACCGGTCAGTGTCGACCGGGGCATCTACTGTTTTTTCGGAAAACCGGAGGTGATGAACAGCGTTAACAACGGCAACATGGTCAACAGCTGCTACGTCGATACCGGCCACCGCTGGCTCGTCATCGACAGCGGCCCGACCTACGCCTATGCCAAAGAGGCCGCCGAGATCATGCAGCGCATCAAGGCACAGAAGACCGGCCCGGTCATCGACACCCATGTGCACGACGACCACTGGCTGGGCAACGGCTATTTCGCAGCCCGGGGTGCCGAGGTGATCGGTCCCCGCCTCTTCAAAAAGGCGGTCAGCCTCACGGAAAAGACGCGGATGCAGCAGCGCATCAGCCCCGAAGCCTATGAAGGCACGGAAATTGCGCTGCCGACCCGCTACGTCGACACCAACGAAACCCTGCGCATCGACGGCGAGGATATCCGGATCATCCGCCTCACCCGCCGCGCCCATACCGCAGAAGACCTTCTGGTCTATTTCCCCTCCCGGCAGACGCTGTTTGCCGGGGACCTGGTCTTCAACGACCGTATCCCCTCCCTGCGCGACGGCGACCTCCACGGATGGATCGCCGCGCTGGAGATGATACGGGCAATGCCGCTGAAACACATCATCGGCGGCCACGGCAAAAGCACCGGCAAAGACGCACTGCAGATGACCTATGTTTACCTGACGCAGCTGTGCGACCGCGTGCGCGATGCCATCGACGATGGGATCGGCATCGCCGAAGCCACCAAAACGATCCGCCTCGACGCTTTCCGCAGTGTCGCCCTCTATGATGCGATGCATGCGCAAAACGTCGAGGTGGCCTACCGGATGCTGGAGTGGGACGATGAATAA